aaacagactttgacttgacttgattcgACTTATTTCACACTGTTATGTAGGAGGCGAGCAGGCATGTTTCCAGATGCTTTCATTTTGACTTTAAAAGTTGTGTCAGGTGTGCTTGAGCACTGAAATCACCCAACTGTGCTGGACTTCAGCCTTCACTGTCAAATGTGATGGCCAACATGATGACCAACATGTGCGGTGCAGTCAGTCATCATCAACTTCAAAGAGTGTGTTAAAAATGCTGCAAACCTAGAAGATTAAATGATATTGAaagtaaataatttaataagtCAGGTGTTAATgtcttttgttgtatttattttttctttgttttcatttcccaGTTACAATTGCCACCAAAGCGAACCCTTGGGAAGGCAAGACACTGAAGCCAGAAAGTGTGCGCTCTCAGCTAGAAACCTCTCTGAAGAGGCTTCAGACCCAGAGCGTGGACATCTTTTACCTGCACGCTCCTGACCATGAGAACCCTGTTCAAGATACACTCCAGACCTGCAATGAGCTCCACAAAGAGGTAGAGGCAACCCAGATTATCACATCTTATCAGGGCCTTTACTAAAGTATCGTAAACCAACACCTGCCCACgattgtttatttgcttcatGACTGTTGTGAGTCAGCTTGAATGTGAGACTTGCTCACATCTTAACAGGCAACCTGCTTTTTTGAATGGCAGGAGAATTGCTACAGTTTGTTGGGCTATAATAGGCAACTCATAGGGGATGAAGTGTCTGTATAATTCCCCCAGACTTTCACAGAAAACCTGTATGACTGTTTAATGGGGCTTTCGAAGAGGAAAAGCTCACTAGATCACTAGATTTTCCAGATCTGAGTTTGGTGCCCTGCTGTGGTCCTACTGGCATAATCATCCCACTGTttaaaattttgtttgttttatagacCTTTTAGATCGTATATCCAACTTACACGATTTTGTATCATCAGGGAAAGTTCAAAGAACTGGGCTTGTCCAACTATGCCTCCTGGGAAGTGGCTGAAATCTACTgcatctgcaaacacaacaacTGGGTGCTTCCCACAGTCTATCAGGTGAACGTGAAGaagcgcatatatatatatatatcacactcactggccactttataaggtacaccatgctagtaaaaggttggaccccaaCTGAACcaccttaattcttcgtggcaaactttcaacaaggtgttggaaatgttcctcagagattttggttggttatttgagttcctgttgcctttctatcatctggaaccagtctgcccattctcctctgacctctcacatcaacaaggcatcgtccacacaactgaccgctcactggatatttcctctttttcagaccgttctctgtaaaccctagagatggttgtgcgtgaaaatcccagcagatcagcagtttctgaaatactcagaccagcccgtctggcaccaacaaccacgccacgttcaaagtcccttaaatcccctttcttccccgttctgatgctcggtctgcacttcagcaagttgtcttgaccacctctacatgcctaaatgcattgagttgtggccgtgtgattggctgcttagctatttgtgttaacaagcaactgaacctaatataCCTaatagtacctaataaagtggtgtgtgtgtgtgtgtgtatatatataaacgtCTGTATTCTTTGCCTGTGTATTCCACACAGAGCCTAAAGCTCAGTTTGTGATCTGATTTTAAAGGGCATGTACAATGCCACCACACGACAAGTGGAGACAGAACTCATTCCATGCTTGCGACACTTCGGCATCCGTTTCTATGCGTACAATCCGCTCGCAGGTACATCACTGTTCATATCTTTTATTGTGACCTTTAGTGTCCCAGATTTTGACGTAAGCTTGACTGTTTTATCCATGCAGGAGGTCTGCTGACTGGGAAGTACCACTATGAAGACAAAGACAGTAGTCAACCTGCAGGACGCTTCTTTGGAAATAAATGGGCTGCTGCCTACAGAGACAGGTAATAATAAAGCTTGTTCTTGGTGGATTCTAGTTGCAGTCATaaaatttttttcatatttaaggAACATTTGCTTCCTTAattttgtgctggagctatgaggccaaTGTAGAAAACACGtaccagttagcatcatgcagaCTCGTTCACCtatgaaaatgagcaaaggtaCATGGTATAGCTAAAgtagcagccatcttgaagcctgaaaagcccttttttttttagataaccGTGTTTTAGAGTTGCTAACTGATGGTTATAAACTCCTATTAGCATCATAATCTCAGTGCAAAGCTGAAGAGAAAATCTTGGGACACATGttggctgattggctacatTTCGGGTTAGAGGAAAAATGGTAAACTAAATTTTTAGGTGCATTTGCCTTGATACTTAAGAGCTTGTTTCCTGAAAAAGTCTTCAATCATGAGCTGCAATACAGTGTGTTCTAGCTGGGACAGTGGAATGAATCTTAGTGTGAAATCTTGTCCAGGGTCTTTGCAAACACTGCTCTCAACATCCATCTGTGACTCCAAAACGGGCgaattagagagaaagagatgccACTGATGGGGGTATAAATATCTATGTTAAAGGTGTTCTATGAAATCAGGTCCAAAagcataaataagtaaataaatctaGTATTTTTCATCTGTGACTGTTTTAGGTACTGGAAGGAAAGCCATTTCCATGCCATAGATGGCATTCTTAAGGCTCTTGAAGCAGCTTATGGGTCACAGAAGCCAACGCTAACATCAGCCGCCATACGCTGGATGTATCACCACTCTCAGCTGAAGGTAGGAGTTCCTCAATCCTAAAAGGCCTGTCTGCATCTGGTCTGGTGTCAGCTTTGGGTTACCCAAGCTTTCCTGGACAGCCCAGTGCTAGGGAGTTTTATACCTGTTCAGCCAACGCGtggcattgggcatggagaCCTTGGACTCGTGCAGCTTTttcagagcatcccattctattggggCAATGCTTGTTTAGGGAGATTACACAATGCGATTTTCTTAGAATTCATATATCTTGttataatgtgtatataatacTATAACAGCTGACTTACGGTTTGTgttgtattttggaaaaaaaaaaaaagtagaatttTGGACATTATCAACCTGCAGCAACAGCTGAAATTCACCTTCTTAACCTACTTAAGCTCGCTGCTAATTAACTCTGCCATCGTGTATATATACCTCCTTCACTCATCAGTGTAAAATCACAGGGAAAATCCAGCCACTAATGAAATAATCATGTGCTCCTTGCATCATTCACTGTGTTGTTTCTTCTCAGCATTTCATTTTCTTGGTACTTTCAGGGTGACCTTGGAGATGGGGTCATCATTGGCATGTCCACCATGGAGCAGCTTCAGGAGAACATGGCAGCAGCTGAAGGCGGCCCTCTGAAGCAGGAGGTCGTGGATGCATTCAAGGATGGCTGGGACCTGGTGGCCCACGAGTGCCCCAACTATTTCCGTTAGACACTGACTGTATTGGTAGACACTGGTGGATGACACCTTTAATCTGACTTGTAAACAATCATTTTtacaataattttatttttccaaaagatCTTTTCATAAGAAACTTCTGTTCACAAAACTAAAGATTAAATGCATAATTGTTCATTTGTTGATTCCAGCACCACTACTGTCAATGCAAGCTGAACACTGCAAACCACACTGTAAACCAATTACTTCAGGCTTAGAAGGCTCAACTTTGTGAATCagttcttatttaaaaaaaaaaaaaaaaaaaaaaattaaaaattatattGTAATGGTGTGACAACTGAGCATTTCTGGGGTTAGCGAACACCACACAACAGTTTAAACAAAGTATTTAGGGGAAAGATCACAAAACAAACCGTACAACACCGTGATGTACAACATTGTTCATGGTGAGTCTGGACCTTACATACGgagacaaatacacacaaaaataaaacgtATTTCAAATGTCTCTGCACAAGTTCTGAGAGAAAAATCCATTTCCCACTTAGTCCTTTACTTTATTCACTTCactcatcatcctcctcctcctcttcctcatctttTTGCTGGTTGTCCTCCTCTTCTCCGGCCAACGTCACAAAGTCTCCTGTATCAGAGTTCCACATGCATTTTATGGTCACTTTGAATTCAGCCATTTCGAAGCCAAAGAgtttctgaaataaatgaatacagaaGTTGTAAAAGCTCCATTTGCTGTAAAAGACCCCTAACTAAAAGACATCCACCACTTAACTGTTCATAGtgataaaaaaatcaaacatacatAAAGAAGTAAGGCAAGGTTGTTTTACAATAAAAAGGTTTTTACATGAGAAGGACGTGTTAAACTCAGTAGTTGGAAAAGCTGCAATGAATAAATTCCATTTATTGatgataaagatttattcaaaacctgtatcgcccatgtgaaaaagtaattgccccgaaacctaataactggttgtgccaTCCCcagcagtaacaactgcaatcaaatgtTTGTAATAACTTGCACTCAGCATTTTACATGACCGTGGAGGATTTCTGATACACTCTTCTTAGCAACTTTGTTTTAATTCGGCCACATTATAACCTGATCTTACCACAGCATCTCAGCAGGATTCAAGTCAGGAACTTGATGACTCTGCCACAAAACCTTGATTCTGTTTCTTTTGAATCATTTGCTTTGGATTATTGTCCTACTGCGCCTGAGCGCCTTGATCACAAACTGATGGGCAGACATTCTACTGCAGGACGttctaataaacagcagaactcatggttccatcaattatgacGAGCAAAGTAGCCCCAGACtgtcacactaccaccaccgtgcttcactgttggtatgatgttcttatggtggaatgcaaAGTTAGCTTTACTCCAGATGTAACAGGACCCTCAGCAGTCCACAGAAATATTATCTGAAAAGTCTTTTAGGGGTCACCTAGATGTTTTTTAGGAGATGGTAGATGAacctttgtgttatttttgctTAGCAGTGGTTTGGGTCCTGTGACTCCCATGGATCCCGTGACTCCCATGGATCCCGTTCTTGCCCAGTCTCTTATTGTGGAAATGTGTACACTGACCTCAACGGaggcaaaaaatgaaaaattggaATGGACATGTTTGCACATGAGAATGAGGAATCAAAACTAAATGCACAGGGTTTCAGGGCTTGCATTCCataagtaaagtaaaaatgttcattatccatcagatatatagatatacagaTATCACCAAAACTGGAAACTGATATCAGTCACAATAGATCAGTACAAATGATAAATCGCTAAGCATCGTGTTTAATACTTGGCATGGAAATTTCATTTAACGTCATGGAAAAGTCCTGGAATTCCACtgtacacaaaaaaaatgtgaacCCTGTTACAAAATATCAGCatattctgtcttttttttttttatacatccTCATCAGTAAGCAATAGAAAAGTCAATGAAAGTCAATTTGCTATACACATATTCTGTATGACATTGTTATTCACAAAGTGAAATAATTTTAACACAGTCCCTTCATCACTGGCCATTGGAAAACTGGCTCTTGTCTGGATTACAACACATTTCTTATTCTAAAACACTGAAGCCAAGATTCGCTCCATCCAACTTACCAGAATACGAGCTTGTTCAGGACTGAGCGTGTCTCCCTCTTTGCACACTTCATAATCCTGTAACAGCGTCACCACTCCTGCAGACAGATTTACTCGGTCAAACAATCAAATTCACACCATTTCCCCTTCCTTACTCCAAACGTAGACGATCATCCCACCCAGAGCAAAGAATCTATATCTTTATCTTTCACTTCTCCTAGATATGCTAGTCCTTTTTCAAATATGTGACAGAGTTCTCCTATTTCTAAAGTTCAGCTCTTGAGGAATAACTGATGAAAATATTCTCTCACAGATTTTACGTTTGACTTGTCTTTCTTATACTCATTTCATAAATCTTTATCAGAGTAGAAAACAGTCTCATGCTGTTCTCATTCAGTGGCAGAACGCCTCACAATGAAATGCTGATGTTAGTCTCTTTTGTTCTGAAGGGGATTCAggagaaaacattaaataagCAATGGTCCTTCATTAATACAGTATTGATAGATGCTTTCTTTCCCCTGAGACAATttcagaaatatatattttcttatgTTCAGTATCACATAGCTAATACGCAGCAGTAACAACCACACTGAAGCCTGAATTGAactttttatagataacagtaagTCATATAGTCTCACAAACCACATGCGCTTTTTTAGATTAATAAACTACTCGACATCATTTACGACAAGTTGTTGATTTAGGCGTACAGTCTGCGTGGTGCATGACACccaatgtcttggctgatcaaataCATTTAGGTTAAATAGAAAACTTCATTTCTGGCTGAATCATAAAAACTTTGGGTCACTTAATTTGATCTTAAAATACGAAATTTCTCCTCCAAAGCTACATTACCTTTTTTGAGAGCTGTGGGGAGCCCTAACTGTCTGAGCTGAGGCTCCATAGAATGTGTGAACTGTTCTAGCGGCCCTTCGTCCAGCGTCACCGCCATCTGTGCAGTATTACCAGCCCGCGCGTAATCAGTCTCTTGGAAACTGTTAAAATATCTAcaggaaataaaaacatttaatattaatatgtttattatataaatatgatGCACTAGGTACAAAGATCagttacatgtatttttttatagtaTGTTAGCAGTACCCAGTTTTAGCATATCCATTTCATGTGGACAGGAATAACACACCTCAGATGCATACAAATATCTAgagtttacaaaaaaaacttaaaataaataaataaataaaaagattagAATTTACACTCATTGAATCAGTTACAGTGATAAACAGGGTGTTCAGCAAATTCTCTGAAAAGAGTGCCAATATTATTCCAGTTGTTTTTGTGAGcatcactgaaaaacagggaacccacaccagcaggatctcacttAGGAGTGGTCTTTGCACTAGGCAAGGACCAAGGGCCCCATTAAAGTACAATTAGATATATTAATATAGGTGATATTGCAAccgttttcatttaaattattcATTCTTACAAATATCTGTTACATTAGCCCTGGCCGTTCATGCTGAAgctgtaaggagtgtttcagcctggaccgccttttgaatgaagcacaacgCAAGGTAGCCAATAACAGCAAAGCTATATTGCAATATAAACTATAAATCATAGCAGGGTGAGCTACTTGGGAGCCAAGAGCCCTAACTaactaaaaaaatgtaatgattaaaaatttaattttaatgaaataaaatgtgtgtatcAAGCAAAAGGTTTTGCTAAACTAGTTCCAGACTGAACAGTTCAAGAGGAAGCCGGCATATGGCATTAACAATTACCTAAAAATAGCCTACAAATACTCTAATAacatgtgtttaaaaacacacaccGACTACACATTTAATCATCAAAATACGCAGTCGATTATTAACAATAACAGTAGggtaactgcaatttccccctgggatcaataaaggaatctgaatctgagtactcacacagtcacagcattacaaacacacaaatacagaatCGTGAATTTTGGTTGGTTATGGTACCCGGACTGGCAAATATGTGAGGTCGTCCTGGAATGTAAAAACTATATTAGTGCTTCTCTTTTACACTTGCACTTACTCTTGAACCTCCTCCTTGGTTTTGTTTGTGAACAAGACGCCCACTTCTCCTCTCAGGTACTTGCTGACCTATAAGGCAGACAAAAACGAATTACCCAAGTTCTACCCAACAACCTCAAACCTTTCTGCCAAGTCAAATGAACATACCTTGTGCAAATTATCCTTGTACTCATCTGTTGGTCCTTTTCCAAGCGCGATCATCATCACTTTATTCTTGCCGAAAAAGAAACTTGAACACAAAAGAAATTTTATGTTAGCCATTAGAACTGAACAGCAACATCAACACAGTACCAGCTAatcagacatttacattttacatttacatttatggcatttggctgacgctcttaaccagagcgacttacaatttgatcatttttacataggtagaccaaggcagtgttaggagtcttgcccaaggactcttattggtgtagtgtagggtgtttgcccaggtggggattgaaccccagtctacagagtagaaggcagaggtgttaaccactacactatcccaactgTGTGTTCAGTATGTCTCACCGACTGTGCTTCCATGCTGCTCTGACATCTTTAAGTTTGCTGTTCCTCATGTTGTCCACAGAGAAGATGAACACGTACCGGTACATGtctacacattttctaagctgggTGGAGGGAGACAAGGAGCAAGTGAGTTAGAAGTGGTACTTTACGGAAcgctctggccaaaatgaaaagcgTCACCATTGCTAACCTACATTTGTTgtgatttctttatttaaaaccaGAAAAACTCACTTCTGACGACGTAATATGATATGGAAGTAAGCTCTGAAGCTAAATCTGCAACTGAAGCTACATCACAAATGCTGGCTTGCACAACAGACAGATTTATTAGCCTCTAGTTCTGTGGCTAAACGTCAGAATGATTGTGTGAATTATGCACTATTAGTACCCCAGCTGCTTTTGTAAGCAgcactgaaaaagaggaaacccacaccaggaGGATCTCACTCACCATGCCTCCTGAAAACATAACTAAATATTCTAACATAGCTGTTATTTAAGGTTGTGCTGAATTTACTGAATTataatgtttactgtttattttatcttaGTCATTTTATAATGTGAAATGCATTGGCAGAttatttcacttaataaaatggttttaaacaagtTAAAATATCTTGAAATAAGTGAAGGGtccaaatcattaaaaacaaattatccttgcttttttttgttaaaatttgaaAGCCTTGTTTGCTCCCCTGTCCATTGAGTCCATTTacggaaactaagctgcaaaatgtcattgaaaacaaacatttgcaaAGATTT
This genomic interval from Pygocentrus nattereri isolate fPygNat1 chromosome 21, fPygNat1.pri, whole genome shotgun sequence contains the following:
- the mrto4 gene encoding mRNA turnover protein 4 homolog; the protein is MPKSKRDKKVSLTKTAKKGLEAKQNLIEELRKCVDMYRYVFIFSVDNMRNSKLKDVRAAWKHSRFFFGKNKVMMIALGKGPTDEYKDNLHKVSKYLRGEVGVLFTNKTKEEVQEYFNSFQETDYARAGNTAQMAVTLDEGPLEQFTHSMEPQLRQLGLPTALKKGVVTLLQDYEVCKEGDTLSPEQARILKLFGFEMAEFKVTIKCMWNSDTGDFVTLAGEEEDNQQKDEEEEEEDDE
- the LOC108431624 gene encoding aflatoxin B1 aldehyde reductase member 4-like, which produces MLSAVRTGLRAAQHGLTTGLIRSHSAQPVRMASSQTGQSKIPATLLGSMAFGGRADADLSGRMVQAFLERGHHELDTALMYTGGQAEAIIGGMQLPKTVTIATKANPWEGKTLKPESVRSQLETSLKRLQTQSVDIFYLHAPDHENPVQDTLQTCNELHKEGKFKELGLSNYASWEVAEIYCICKHNNWVLPTVYQGMYNATTRQVETELIPCLRHFGIRFYAYNPLAGGLLTGKYHYEDKDSSQPAGRFFGNKWAAAYRDRYWKESHFHAIDGILKALEAAYGSQKPTLTSAAIRWMYHHSQLKGDLGDGVIIGMSTMEQLQENMAAAEGGPLKQEVVDAFKDGWDLVAHECPNYFR